Within Lolium rigidum isolate FL_2022 chromosome 5, APGP_CSIRO_Lrig_0.1, whole genome shotgun sequence, the genomic segment atatacacatatacactcacccctataaacGTACACGTACCTtactcctatgagcacctccgagagactacGTCCAAGAAACTTTATTTGACATGTCTTGatattgatgaagtcaccacatgcgcctcgTTGTCcatgggaacgtcgcctcccactgaaaaatattcTGTGTTTTAATGAGACATCAAAGTGTCAAACTTGAAATTTGAACGCTGATGGGCTGAGGGTGTCCCCTCCTAACCACCTGGTTGGTTCTGTGACGAACGAaacctaagagcaagtacaataaatttTAATCAGCTAACTATAATGATTAAAATAACATATTTGTGTCtagagagaagatgagagagaatgtaagtgagctcttatgcaagagctagctctagcatgtGCTCATATGCAAGTTGTGTGAATAAAAGGTGGATAGGATCCTTCATTGAGAAAGTAGTACATTTCTATAACCAACTATTGTACTAGTTGGCTACATGTTAGTTATAGATAACATGATAttttgcttatagccaacaaccgacTACACTATTAGAGTTGGTATAAAAAAATCTCGTTTGCCCCGGTATTCCGTGACATGACAGAATCCCCATTTATGGCCACGCCGAACCAGCATAGGAGTAGTACCAAGTCCGACGCAGTGCGGGTGTGAGGAGCCCGTCCTCGGTACGCACGCACCGCATTCGTATTCTGCTGCCGCCGCCTCGTCGTACACCTCGAATGCAGCTGGATCGCGCGCACTGGCTGGCTCGACACAAACGGACGGGCCGGGGCAGCGGAGCGGGAAGGCAAGAAGCAAGAAGCAGTGTCTCTCTTCGCCTGCGCCACGAAGTTTCTTCCCCGCCGCACCGCGTACAGCTACGCACAGCCTCGATCGCCTTAAAAGCACGCGTCCATCTCGTCTCCTCATTCACACGTACTTACACAACCTCGTACTCCCGTCAAACTTCGCCATGCAGCCCTGCGCCGGCTGCtgggccgcgcgccgcctccttgCCTCGCCGGCGCCCACGCCCGCCGACCAGTCCATGGACGCGGAGCGGGCGCACCTCGGGAGGGTGCTGGGCGTCACCACCATGGTCCTCCTCGTCGCCAGCTTCTCCTACCTCGCCGTCAGCACGCTCTACGgctgcctccgcgccgcccgcgTCGTCCACGCACCGCCCGGCAACGACGACGACACGGCGCCGGCGGAGACGCGGGACGACACCAAGCGCGCGCTCGACGGGATCCCCGTGCGGGTGGTCGTTCTGCAGTCCCCGCGCGACGCCGACGCTGGCGGTCGGAAGCAGGACGCGGAAGCAGACGCTGACGACGAGTGCGCGGTGTGCCTGGCGGAATTCGTGCCCGGGGACGAGGTGCGCGTGCTCCCGGCGTGCCGCCACGGCTTCCACAGCGAGTGCGTCGACCGCTGGCTGCTCACGCGCGCGCCCACCTGCCCCGTCTGCCGCGCCCCGGTCGCCGCGCCCGTGGAGGAGAGCGGTACGAAGCAGGCCTGCGCGACCGGGCACGGCCACCACGTCGGCATTGGCGGCGACGAGTACCGTTCGAATGGTGCGATCACGGTGTCACTTGTGGAGTAGATTGCCGCGCCGCCACAGTTGCACATCACCGCCGGAGTAGTAGTGGCAGTAATCTCTAGATTTCGTCACAATTTTGATGTCTCAAAGATTTGTTCATGTCAGTTGTTATAACATCACCCAGATTAATAATGGTTAACCAGACAGATGAAAATTCAGATTTCAAGTTCAATTTTGTTGGGGTAATTGCCAGTGGAATTGCTTAGGCTTATAGTCAATTTATTTAAAGCAACTACAATAAATcttagtcagctgactataagaataaaaataatatatttttacttaattaaaggagagagaagaggagactgAAAATGAGGATGATCTAATGCAAGAGACAACTCTTGCACATGCTCGTAAACGTCTTGTAAGAGTGAAAAGTGAACCATGCAATGATAAAGTAATATATTTTTATAGCTCAGCTATTGTACATAGATTTAGGTCGGCTACATATGAAATGCAACTTAGCTTAGCCAACAGGCTGTGCTATTGAACTTGCTGTTAGGAGAGTTGCTTGCAACACCACGCATATGGGGGCGACACCAAACCATGGTTTGTCCGCCTGCGTTGCCGAATGAGGGTGCGGCCTTCTACGCCATTGTGAGCCATATGCCGGAGTTGGTGGCGGCGTGGGGTTCTCGAGATCATCGGATCCATGGACAAGCGAGAGGACTAGGAATGGCCCCGCCTCCGCTCGATTGAATTGCTAGACAACGTCATGGGTAGGAGATTGCCCTGGAGAAGAGCTCCCCGGTAGGtaggatgacgaggaggaacttgaagtcaaTGCTCACCTTCCCTTGCGCCCACGGCGACCGATGACCCCTAGCTGCCTCCACATATGCCGGTGTCGAGGAGGTTGCAACACGTGCGCGGGCTAAGCTTCTGCACCTCACTTGCATACGGTAGGGGTGGGGAGGCGGCGACGATGCTGAAACACCAGCACCAGCGGTGAATCACCCATAATGAATAGGAAATGGGGACGTGACAGAGGGGTAGTTTTGGCACAGAATAGCTAATCTGCACCATGCGTCTTCCTTTTTGAGAAAAGTTACAATTTTTTTACACCTTACTTAACAATGGAGGGATTAATTAGTAAGACTTTGTATTAAACCACccttatgttacttcccactatgaaacTAACATATGCAATGTCACTATAAGCAGCCTGATGCAGTACGTCAGGTCACGGGCTCGGAGATTGGGACAAAAGTCAATAAACGCACTTGTTAGCTTAAGGAATGGACCGGATGttcgagaaccaacctgtggttgagaATAGTTAGGAGAGCGGTGGCCCGGCCCACCATGGATTTAACCATAGATTTGATGCTCTGGTGATTTATAAAGATGGAATATTCTTCAGTAGGATGCGCCTTCCCGTCGATAGCGAGACGATTGTTCATTAATCTTAAAACCTACCAGACAAATTTCTTGGATTAAGTTTCTCGGAGGTACTCATCATAATAGGGTGTACATCGATGCGTTTATAGAAatgagtgtatgtacgtatttaTGAGCATCAACGTGGTCTGCGTGTTCTTGCCGTTTGCTTTGGGGCCTTGGGGGTGTGTGGTTCACCGTATGGCTTCTTGTGTGAGGGTTTGGGTCCGGTTTATCTTATAAACTAGATcacgttttttttccttttaagcTTAATACAAAATGCATAGCTCTCTTACGGGCACTTAAAAAAAACTACTCCATTCCGTTTGAGGAGTATATTGTTGAACTACATGTCAAAACGAATATGGTACTCCATAGCAATATTAATTTATTGTCATAAATACTGCTACCATCTTTAGGAAATTGATTAAGTTTAATAAAATTTAATTTAAGATATATCTAAACGCACGTttatttggaacggagggagtaccaaggTTACAAGATAATCACTGTTTATACCATCAACTTTACTTATTTTCCTAGCCGTCCAATAAATCCTAAATTCTACCTAGCGGGCGGATGCCAGACCGATCTCCCGAGCACGCGCACTGCAGGACAACTGACGCCCCACGCACTCGTTCCTAGTTCCGTCCCAAATCACGCCTCCAGCGCGCCGCCGCACCTCTCTCCGCCCCGCAGCTACGCGAGGCCATGCCGGCTGCAGCGCCTCTGCTCCTCCCGCACCGACCGGAGGCCGCGCGCCGCCCCTGATCCTCTCCCACCGGAGCAAGTCCACCACCGCGCCTGCTTCTCCCCCGCCAGCGCGAGGCAACCGTCGCTCCAGCTCCTTCCCAATCGACGGgagaccgccgccgcccctgcgttCGCGGCACCCCGCCACGGAGGGCCCCGAGGCGCGCCGCTCCCTTCCCCGCTGTTgacctcctccgcggcggcgcggaggccacCACCCGCCTCAACCACATGCGGTTCCCATCTCGGAGTCCGGTCGCCACAGTCAGCGACATTGACCATCACCGTCAATGTCGTAACTTCAGTGCCCATCAGAGGGAGCAACTTCGAGGGCCGGACGGAGCAATTTTGGTACCGTGCAATTTTGGTACGGTGCAGAGAAAGTTTGGTGCCCGATGATGTAACTTCAGGCCCGTCAGAGCAAATTTGTTACCTAACAGTGTAATTTTAGTATCCAATAGAGCAACTTTGGTGCTTTGCGGAGCAATTTCGGTACTCGACGGAGCAATTTTGATACTCTgtagagcaactttggtgcccggaCACGTAACTTTGGTGCCCGTCAGAGCAAATTTGGTGCGTAATGGTGCAATTTCGGTGTCCaacaaagcaactttggtgctcGATAGAGCAAATTTTGTGTCCATCGGGAAAATTTAGGGGACAACCACGGTGGCATCCGGGCATTGCTTCATGTTGTTGTGAACTTGCCTACCGTTGAAGTGAAGTTGTATTTTATTGTTGCATAGTTGTCTACAGCTGCTGCTTCGTACTACTTCGAAGTTTCCTACCGTTGGTGTGAAGTTACGACGCAATTTTGGGTACACTGCAGAGCAACTCTAATGCGTGACAGTGTCACTTCGGTGCTTTACGACGCAATTTTTGGTACAACTCTAATGCATGACAGAGCATTGTTGGTGCCCGtcagagcaactttggtgcctcACGACACAACTTTGGTACCCTACAGACCAACTTCGAACCCTCACAAAGCAACTCTAATGCGTGTTAGAGCAACAGTTGGTGTCCGCCAGAGCAACTTTGGGATCGAAAGGGAAATTTTGCTGCCTAGGGCAATTTTGGTGCCAACGCTACAATCAACTTGCGCCCATCAAAGCCCTTTTCATGCCTGACAACATAACTATGGTAGGAGAAAGCGCAACTTTGGtgactaaaaaagaaaaaattgtgCCAATAAAGCAATTTTGGTGTCTACATCGCAACTTTGGTGCCCGATGGCGCAAATTTGGTGCACTTGAGTTCTCAAACGACTCTGAGGACTTTCCCGACGGCCGCTTTGGACAGCTAGTGAAACATCGACTGTCACCGATGCTGACGGTGATACCCACTTCACAACATTCTTGGATAATTTCATAGCATGGGCACACAACTTTAAATTGTGGTAACTATATAGGGAAAATTACAACTACGGTAATAGTCAACAATTATTATATGATTTAAGGCAACAAACTAGCATTTTTAGCAACTATTATATAATTATAGGAAATAAATTGGCACATATATGTTGCTTCTAGGCAACAAACTACCATTACGCAGGAACCTAGCATTTTTAGCAACTATTATATTATTTTAGGCAACAAGATACTATTCACGTGGCAATGCCCACCCCGGCGAGTGTTGCACTTGAGTTCTCGAGCACCACTTCGAACTTTCCGATGgccgctctagacttctggtgaaaTGTCGATCGTCGTCACGATTTCATAGCATCCACATCGAACTTCAGAATTCGCTAAATACATTGCATGGAGAAAATTACAACAATAGTAATTTTTTAGCCAACAAATTATTATACTATTTGAGGCAACAAATTAGCATTTTTAGCAACCACTACATAATTTTGGGCAACAAATTGGCACCTATATAGCTTTTAGGTAACAAATTACGGCAGACAAAAAACTAGCAATTTGTAGCAACTGCTCGTATTGTTTAGGCAGTAAATGGCAttgtttacgcaactttcatacaCAAGGGACTCGCTTatgcccctctctctctcctcgttATCTTCTTCCTCCCACCACAGCTTCCTCTGCCCTTCCCGATTGTCTCTCTGGCCTCCCGTAAGATAGCTCCCGCTGCTGATTCCGGTTGCCGAACGTCTCCTATGTCACTTCCATTCACCGGAGAAGCCCCGCCGACGTGCTCTCGCCCAAATCCCGACCGGCGTGACGCCGTCCCCCCGCGTGCTGCTGCTCCCGGCCTAGGCGCGGTCGTCGCGCAGGGCGGCGCGTGCGAGGATTCCTGTCCGTTGCTCGAGGATGCTCCACGGAGACTGGGaccaggagaaggcggcggcgcgggagggaggcTTCGGGGATGAGGGCGGCGACGTGCAGGCCCACGGCGGCGGGTTCCGGTGCGGGAGCAGGTGGTGCGACGTCGGCGGTTGAGGAACACTGGATGCCCGGGGTGGATCTCGGTCGAGAGGCAGCGAGAGCCTTGTCCGGCCCATGCTGGATAAGCTGGTTTGGGAAGACACTTATACGGTTAGGTAGGAACTTTCTTAATTTGGCAGGGGCGCCAGGGACTACCAACGGGCGGTCGGCCGCCCGCTAGACTCTCCCCCAATAAATATCTATTTGTGGTCGCTGTTAAGAACCGCGATACAGCCAGGCACCCAGCTAGCACCGCCCAGTTAACGCACCTCCATAAAAGCACGTACGACCTCACAGTCCTTCCACACACAACCTAGTACTCCAATCAAGTTCAGCATGCAGCCCTGCGGCGGGCACtgggccgcgcgccgcctcctggCCTCGCCGGCGGACCAGTCGATGGACGCGCAGCAGGCGCACCTGGAGAGGGCGCtgggcgccaccgccaccgtgctCTTAGTCGCTAGCCTCTCCTACTTCGCCCTCAGCACGCTCTACCgctgcctccgcgccgcccgcgTTGTCATTACTCCACCCAGCAACGACGACGACCCGGCGTCGGGGACGCAGGATGACACCAAGCGCGCGCTCGCGGGGATTCCCGTGCGGGTGTTCGTCCTGCAGTTCCCTGCCGACGCTGGCGGCGCTCGGAAGGAGGAGGCGAACGCCGACGCAGACGACTGCGCGGTGTGTCTAGCGGAGTTCGCTCCAGGAGCGGAGGTGCGCGTGCTCCCGGCGTGCCACCACGGGTTCCACCGGGAGTGCGTCGACCGCTGGCTTCTCACGCGCGCGCCCACCTGCCCCGTCTGCCGCGCCCCGGTCGCCGCCCCCGTGGTGGAGGACGCCGACGCTGGCAAGGAGGATTGCGCCGGCGGTATTCGTGACCACGGCTCCCGTGATATCCCGGCGGTGGCACTTGTGGAGTAGATTGGCGCGCGGCCACTGTTTCACTTCTAGACTGCTACTAGTACCTGTAATCTCTAGATTTTATCATCACAATTTTGATGTCTCAAAGATTTGTTGATGCTAGTTGTTATCACCCAGATTCATAATGGTAAACAAGACAGATGAAAATTCAGATTTCAAATTCCATTTTGTTGGCGCAATTGACACCTGGAACTGTCGCTCCATCTATGTGCTCAATTGCCGTGTTGTGATCTCCTTCCTCGCCAGGTTAGAGGAAACTCGCAACCTCTCCCTATTTGAGAACCATCTGCGATCCCTTGCCAAGGTTCACCTTAGCAACAAGAACAGTGACCGGGCCACCTATTAGTGGCGGcgggaaaagaaaaaagattgtGTCCTCGGCGATGAAAACTTCAGAAATTTTTACCTCTGCGCCTCTGGCCTCTTAGGAAGAACCAGATCAAAAACCTTGAGAACATGGATGGAAACCTGGTTTTCTCCCACGCTACCAAAGCCTCTTTCCCGCACGAGTTTTCAAAAATCTGCTTGGACAGCCCATTCACACTTCCAGTACCCTCGATCTCTCTACCCTTGTTGCATCCACTTTCCTTAACCACACCCAAGCCGCCTCCCTTATTTTCCCTTTCACTCAGGATGAAACACGGACCGCCCTTTTCTCCATGAAGGACAATTCCATCCCTGGACCCGATGGCTTTGGCCCAGCCTTCTTCAAGCGCAACTAGGACCTGGTTAAGCATAACCTTCTGGCTTCTCTCAATGATTTCCACTCCCTCAATTCTGACCTAAGGCCCATCAACAAATCTCACATTGTCCTTCTCCTAGAAAGAAGGGGCAAACAAGCATGGCAATTTTCGCCCCATCTCCTTAGAGAAATGTTGCCTCAAGGTCCTTCTCTTGGAGATAAAGCCTACCAAATGTCTCACTCTTCGCCTTTGTGACCTTATCCCTTTTTATGTTGCACCCCAACCAGACTGGGTTTATCTCCGGCCGCTCCATCGCCGAGAACTTTGTCTACGCGGCTGACATTTTCCAGGCCTACCACAAACGCTCTGCACCTACGGCAGTCTTCAAGCTTGTCTGCCACAAAGCTTTCGACTCTATCAACTAGGAGGCCCTTGACAGAATTCTATTGGCAAAATGTTTCCCCGAAATCTGGCGCTAATAATCAAAATGCTTAACCAAACCAGCCAAACCACCATCTTTCTCAATGCATCCCAGGGCGATGGATTCAATGCTGTCGTGGCCTACGGCAGGGTGACCCCCTCTCCCCCTTTCTCTTCAACATTGTGGTGGATATGTGCTCCAACAAATTCTTCTCCAGGCTTCTTGTGATGGCCTTCTCCTCCACTCTCTTGTTGACGACCTCCGCTGCACTATTCTTCAATATGCCTAGGACACACTCATCATCATTGGAGCCATCCCTGAGCATGTCTCCAACCTTAAAAATGTTCTGGATGATTTTTCTGCCGCTACTGGGCTAGTTATCAATTTTCATAAAAATACTTTTGTTCCTATCAAAACTGATGCTAATGCTGCACTTTCCATGGCCAccaattttggttgtgttgtttcCTTCTTCCCTCGGACCTATCTTGGCCTACCTTTGTCTACCCACAAACTTTGCATCGCAGACTTCGCTTTGATTATGACCAAAAGCGACATGTGGCTTTCCGGGTGGAGGGTTCGGTGCCTCCCTATTGGAGGGAGGTTGCTACTTTCTAACTCGGTCCtggccgtgatacgtctcaaacgtatctataatttcttatgttccatgctagttttatgacaatactcacatgttttatatacactttatatcattttgatgcagtttccggcactaacctattaacaagatgccaaagtgccagttcctgttttctgctgtttttggtttcagaaatcctacacaggaaatattctcggaattggacgaaagaaaatcccacggtcttattttccacggagccttccagaacaccgaagaggatacggagaggggcgacgaggcggccacaccatagggggcgcggccccacccctggccgcgccgccttatggggtgggcccctcgagcgtcccccgactctgccccttcgcctatataatccttccgtcgtgaaaaccctagtaccgagagccacgatacgagaaaacatactaagatgccgccgccgtcaaccctacctcagggggttctgaagatcgcctcaggcaccctgccggagaggggaatcatcaccggagggctctacatcaccatgcccgcctccagactgatgcgtgagtagttcatccttggactatgggtccatagcagtagctagatggttgtcttctcctcttgtgctatcatgtttagatcttgtgagctgcctatcatgatcaagatcatctatttgtaatgctacatgttgtgtttgttgggatccgatgaatatggaatactatgtcaagttgattatcgatctatcatatatgtgttgtttatgatcttgcatgatctccgttgctagtagaggctctggccaagttgatacttgtgaatccaagagggagtattcatgcctccattgaatgctgggacgatgtgagaaagttctaaggttgtggatgtcttgttgccactagggataaaacatcaatgctttgtctaaggatatttgtattgtttacattacgcacagtacttaatgcaattgtacgttgtttgcaacttaatattggaaggggtgcggatgctaacccgaagatggactttttaggcatagatgcatgctggatagcggtctatgttctttgtcgtaatgccctaagtaaatctcatagtagtcatcatgatatgtatgtgcattgatatgccctctctatttgccaattgcccaactgtaatttgttcacccaacatgctatttatcttattggagagacaccactagtgaactgtggaccccggtccattcttttatatctgaaatacaacctactgcaatcattgttctctgtttttctttgcaaacaaacatcattctccacaccatacgtttaatcctttgtttacagcaagccggtgagattgacaacctcactgttaagttggggcaaagtattttgattgtgttgtgcaggttccacgttggcgccggaatccccggtgttgcgccgcactacactccttcaccaacaaccttcacgtggccttcatctcctactcggttcgataaccttggtttcttactgagggaaaaacttgctgctgtgcgcatcacaccttcctcttggggttcccaacggacgtgtgcatcacgcgccatcaagtcctttttctggcgccgttgccggggatctgaagaaaagttacaccacatagatttctaactcccacgtcaactgcacgccagcagaccGCTATGTTCACCCACGCCATGAGTGTCGGCATCCTTTCCACTGGTATGGTAGAAGCCATTGACAAGAGGCGCCGGGCCTTCCTCTGAAACGACAAGGAAACTTGCAACGACGACCAGTGTAAGGTGGCACGGACTTAAGTTTGCACCCCTATGAAACTTGGCGGCCTAGGGGTCCTTTCTCTTCTGGCCCAAAATACCGCCCTTCTTgccaaattctagaccaagctgcactctaattctactGCTCATTGGGCCTGCTGGTTTTGTTGCATGTACGGGTGGGGAACCTCCCGCGACTTGGGAGACCATCACTACCTTGATACCCCCTTCTAGAGAGACATCATTGTCGGTCTTGAAAATTTCCGTTTCTCCTCTGTCATTGTCGGTGGTGGGGATGCCACTGCCTTCTAGCTCGACCTTTGGC encodes:
- the LOC124657402 gene encoding E3 ubiquitin-protein ligase Os03g0188200-like, with protein sequence MDAERAHLGRVLGVTTMVLLVASFSYLAVSTLYGCLRAARVVHAPPGNDDDTAPAETRDDTKRALDGIPVRVVVLQSPRDADAGGRKQDAEADADDECAVCLAEFVPGDEVRVLPACRHGFHSECVDRWLLTRAPTCPVCRAPVAAPVEESGTKQACATGHGHHVGIGGDEYRSNGAITVSLVE
- the LOC124657403 gene encoding E3 ubiquitin-protein ligase Os03g0188200-like, with product MDAQQAHLERALGATATVLLVASLSYFALSTLYRCLRAARVVITPPSNDDDPASGTQDDTKRALAGIPVRVFVLQFPADAGGARKEEANADADDCAVCLAEFAPGAEVRVLPACHHGFHRECVDRWLLTRAPTCPVCRAPVAAPVVEDADAGKEDCAGGIRDHGSRDIPAVALVE